One window of Chryseobacterium sp. JJR-5R genomic DNA carries:
- a CDS encoding DUF4252 domain-containing protein, whose product MKKIFFIFALAFSHFFNVYAQDKLDLLFEKYQDVEGVTSIKISKPMFGMLSSLDLGDAELDQIKPLLSKITGLKVLIAEKSTDGKSAKGRQLSQIGKDISSYLKSMDYSEIMSINSGGAKIKFMSAEEKNGILDDVLLSIDSGGEESILVKLDGRLSMDDISKIVNSNETKTNPVTNTRNDLSSQGNSSYLNVESRNVKDFTGIQVSTGVNVVFKQESPASVKVTADADKLQYVVTKVENGILKIYIDNKGVKNLKFKNLSVSVSSPRMENIQTTSGASFIVVNTIRENNLNVEASSGSNINGKFDVSDNMNVSVDSGSNIRAGVTSGKIVFKGTSGSNTNLEGTAGMGIFEVTSGAMCRAENLNISTADVESSSGASISLGVKDKLKVEASSGASVKYKGNPEIDSKISKSSGGSLRQIN is encoded by the coding sequence ATGAAAAAAATATTCTTCATATTCGCACTCGCTTTTTCACATTTCTTTAATGTGTACGCGCAGGATAAACTAGACCTGCTATTTGAAAAATACCAGGATGTGGAAGGCGTAACTTCCATTAAGATTTCAAAACCTATGTTCGGGATGCTGAGCAGCCTGGATCTGGGAGATGCAGAGCTGGATCAGATCAAGCCCCTGCTGTCAAAAATTACAGGGCTGAAAGTTCTGATTGCGGAAAAATCAACCGATGGAAAATCGGCTAAAGGCAGGCAGCTTTCGCAGATCGGTAAAGATATTTCATCTTACCTGAAAAGCATGGACTACAGTGAAATCATGTCCATAAACAGTGGTGGCGCCAAAATAAAATTTATGTCGGCAGAGGAAAAAAACGGCATTCTGGATGATGTGCTGTTAAGTATAGACAGCGGCGGCGAAGAAAGTATTCTGGTGAAGCTGGACGGAAGGCTTTCCATGGACGATATCAGTAAGATTGTCAATTCAAACGAGACGAAAACCAATCCTGTTACCAATACAAGAAATGATCTTTCCTCCCAGGGGAATTCTTCATACCTGAACGTAGAATCCAGAAATGTAAAGGACTTTACAGGAATCCAGGTGAGCACAGGGGTAAATGTGGTTTTTAAACAGGAAAGCCCGGCCAGCGTAAAGGTAACTGCCGATGCCGATAAACTTCAATATGTGGTTACCAAAGTAGAAAACGGGATCTTAAAAATATATATTGATAACAAAGGCGTAAAAAACCTCAAGTTTAAAAACTTAAGTGTCAGTGTTTCGTCTCCGCGCATGGAAAATATCCAGACTACTTCCGGGGCAAGCTTCATCGTGGTAAATACCATACGGGAAAACAACTTGAATGTGGAGGCTTCATCAGGATCCAATATAAACGGAAAGTTTGATGTGTCTGATAACATGAATGTATCCGTAGATTCAGGTTCAAACATAAGAGCAGGGGTAACTTCAGGGAAAATCGTTTTTAAGGGAACGAGCGGTTCCAATACCAATCTCGAAGGAACGGCAGGCATGGGAATATTTGAGGTGACCAGCGGAGCCATGTGCAGGGCAGAAAATTTAAATATCAGCACGGCGGATGTAGAATCTTCATCAGGTGCAAGTATCAGCTTAGGCGTGAAAGATAAACTCAAAGTGGAGGCTTCATCAGGCGCTTCGGTAAAATACAAGGGCAATCCTGAGATTGATTCCAAGATCAGCAAAAGTTCAGGAGGATCTTTAAGACAAATTAATTAA
- a CDS encoding RNA polymerase sigma factor has product MTQEIFKDSVFVLKNEMYRFAKRFVMSSDEAEDVVQDLMIKFWQKREELAQFGNLKSYALKAVRNECLNRLKHHDVKLGFADMQLHRSELYSMEVNNLKEHIIGFINQLPEKQKAVIHLKDVEEYEVSEIAEMLEMEENAVRVNLMRARQKVKEQISQLMSYEQRQISR; this is encoded by the coding sequence ATGACCCAGGAAATCTTTAAGGATTCGGTATTCGTTCTCAAAAATGAGATGTATCGCTTTGCGAAAAGGTTTGTCATGAGCAGTGACGAGGCAGAAGATGTGGTGCAGGACCTGATGATTAAATTCTGGCAGAAACGGGAAGAACTGGCACAGTTTGGGAATTTAAAATCCTATGCTTTGAAAGCCGTCCGGAATGAATGCCTGAACCGCCTGAAGCACCACGATGTAAAGCTGGGGTTTGCAGATATGCAGCTTCATCGGTCAGAACTGTACAGCATGGAAGTCAATAACCTGAAGGAACATATCATAGGTTTTATCAATCAGCTTCCGGAAAAACAGAAGGCCGTGATCCATTTGAAAGATGTAGAAGAATATGAAGTTTCAGAAATAGCGGAAATGCTGGAAATGGAAGAAAATGCAGTAAGGGTAAACCTTATGCGGGCAAGACAGAAAGTAAAAGAACAAATTTCACAACTGATGAGCTATGAGCAAAGACAAATTTCAAGATAA
- a CDS encoding helix-turn-helix transcriptional regulator codes for MTLGEKLKKARIHKNFTQEYLAEMLNISQKTYSNFENDKTKPDFHQVEDIAKVLETSILDFLSGDSITVNQNNNEIAVAQNYAPITLSEKLIEQYEQRLKDKDTEIEFLRQLLGKK; via the coding sequence ATGACATTAGGTGAAAAACTGAAAAAAGCGAGAATTCATAAAAACTTTACACAGGAATATTTAGCTGAGATGCTGAATATCTCACAAAAAACCTATTCCAACTTTGAAAATGATAAAACCAAACCGGATTTCCACCAGGTAGAAGACATTGCAAAAGTATTGGAAACAAGCATCCTTGATTTTTTGAGCGGGGACAGTATTACAGTAAATCAAAATAATAATGAGATCGCAGTAGCACAGAATTATGCACCTATCACATTATCCGAAAAGCTGATAGAACAATACGAACAAAGGCTGAAAGACAAAGACACGGAGATCGAATTTCTTAGGCAGCTTCTCGGTAAAAAATAA
- a CDS encoding DUF6705 family protein, which translates to MKNIFLIVITLFSSLFFSQQIYPLTTNVSEVPNGSYIKDLDGEYNPYIGLWKGNWDGKIIYLKFKIVKDSSLGNHFYYKDRLFGERKIVESNGSISVDRISNFDDNQYHEFSGINKKFSDPFQKQLYFSPNNMCGKTANMDITFLDTAKTQMSLHLIYNPSTIDDSCPHYNSVMQGNDFPINFPKDIVLLKQ; encoded by the coding sequence ATGAAAAATATATTTTTAATAGTAATAACGTTATTTAGTTCATTATTTTTTTCACAACAAATATATCCTCTTACTACAAATGTATCAGAAGTGCCTAATGGATCTTACATTAAAGATCTTGATGGAGAATATAATCCTTATATAGGTTTATGGAAAGGGAATTGGGATGGTAAAATAATATATTTAAAATTTAAAATAGTTAAAGACTCTTCTTTAGGAAACCATTTTTACTATAAAGATAGATTATTTGGTGAGAGAAAAATTGTAGAATCAAATGGTAGCATTTCTGTGGATAGAATTTCAAATTTTGATGATAACCAGTATCATGAATTTAGTGGTATTAACAAAAAGTTCTCTGATCCTTTTCAGAAACAGTTATATTTCTCGCCTAATAATATGTGTGGAAAAACAGCCAATATGGACATAACATTTTTAGATACAGCTAAAACTCAAATGAGTCTACATCTTATTTATAATCCAAGCACAATAGATGATTCATGTCCTCATTATAATTCTGTAATGCAAGGAAATGATTTTCCTATAAACTTTCCTAAAGATATTGTACTTTTAAAACAATGA
- a CDS encoding GlmU family protein, whose amino-acid sequence MQLVFSDAQYWEDFLPLTFTRPVAEMRCGILTFSERWQKILGNTEVSYFTETYLQDKFAEPEKKESLFLVTNFLPTEHIIQQIKELKQGEALVYEDELVAAKINMDGFSLHQIEKMTDIKEELVFFKKPSDLFTYNKEAIDFDFELLTQGRTSQELSATNGFLGNKQDLFIEEGAQVEFSTLNTKTGKIYIGKNAEVMEGCHLRGPIALCEESKFNLGAKIYGATTIGPHSKVGGEVSNIIIFGYSNKGHDGFVGNSVIGEWCNLGADTNSSNLKNNYGHVKLWSYRTKAFEDTGLQFAGLIMGDHSKTAINTQLNTGTVIGVASNIFKEGFPPNLIENFSWGGFKDDERFKLDKAYEVAEKVMARRKVSLTGEDKAIFKYIFDNY is encoded by the coding sequence ATGCAATTGGTATTTTCAGATGCACAATACTGGGAAGATTTCCTTCCGCTTACTTTTACCCGCCCTGTTGCAGAAATGCGGTGCGGGATCCTTACCTTCTCCGAAAGATGGCAGAAAATTTTAGGCAATACGGAAGTCTCCTATTTTACGGAAACCTATTTACAGGATAAATTTGCAGAACCTGAAAAAAAAGAAAGCCTTTTTCTGGTAACGAATTTTTTACCGACTGAACATATCATTCAGCAGATTAAAGAGCTGAAGCAGGGCGAAGCTTTGGTGTATGAAGATGAACTGGTGGCTGCAAAAATCAATATGGATGGTTTTTCGCTGCACCAGATTGAAAAGATGACCGATATTAAGGAGGAACTGGTATTCTTTAAAAAACCGTCTGATCTTTTTACCTATAATAAAGAAGCCATCGATTTTGATTTTGAACTGTTGACCCAGGGAAGGACCTCGCAGGAGCTTTCGGCAACCAACGGATTTTTAGGCAATAAGCAAGACCTGTTCATCGAAGAAGGGGCCCAGGTTGAATTTTCTACCTTGAATACCAAAACAGGAAAAATCTACATCGGCAAAAATGCGGAGGTCATGGAAGGATGCCACCTCCGCGGCCCGATTGCACTTTGCGAGGAATCCAAATTTAACTTAGGCGCTAAAATTTACGGCGCCACAACCATCGGCCCGCACTCTAAAGTAGGAGGGGAAGTCAGCAATATTATTATTTTCGGCTATTCCAATAAAGGGCATGACGGCTTTGTAGGAAACTCCGTGATCGGAGAATGGTGCAACCTGGGAGCGGACACCAATTCATCCAACCTGAAAAACAATTACGGCCATGTAAAATTATGGAGCTACAGGACCAAAGCTTTTGAAGATACGGGACTGCAGTTTGCCGGATTAATTATGGGCGATCATTCCAAAACAGCTATCAATACCCAGCTGAATACCGGAACCGTTATAGGCGTGGCTTCCAATATTTTTAAAGAAGGTTTCCCCCCGAATCTGATTGAAAACTTTTCATGGGGCGGATTTAAGGATGACGAGCGTTTCAAATTAGACAAAGCCTACGAAGTCGCCGAAAAGGTAATGGCGAGGAGAAAAGTGTCTTTAACAGGGGAAGATAAGGCCATTTTTAAGTATATCTTTGATAATTATTAA
- a CDS encoding type B 50S ribosomal protein L31, with protein sequence MKKGLHPENYRLVVFKDMSNDEVFLSKSTAETKDTIEYEGQEYPLIKMEISSTSHPFYTGKTKLVDTAGRVDKFMNKYKKFAK encoded by the coding sequence ATGAAAAAAGGACTTCACCCAGAAAATTATAGACTTGTTGTTTTCAAAGATATGAGTAACGACGAAGTATTTCTTAGCAAATCTACTGCTGAGACAAAAGACACCATCGAATACGAAGGACAGGAATATCCATTAATCAAAATGGAGATCTCTTCAACTTCCCACCCTTTTTACACAGGAAAAACCAAATTGGTTGATACTGCAGGTAGAGTAGATAAATTCATGAACAAATACAAAAAATTCGCTAAGTAA